The Skermanella pratensis genome has a window encoding:
- a CDS encoding IS66 family transposase, protein MSVAPLPDLDALSLAELKKLVVELLVRVSTLEEENQQLRAENAQLKDLPKKPKLAPGGMDKATEPDRRARTKEARRQRRNRQSGRRTPPVTTERTLVIEAPAGSRRRGFEPFTVQDLILAPQVIRFRRERWVTPDGQEIIAPLPPEVRGHFGPGIVRFVLMQHVQGQVTVERLRAQLRGLGVRISKGQIITLLTANKDAFHAEKDAILEAGLATAAWVTVDDTGARHAGANEYTTHIGNDRFAWFATRPSKSRLNFLDLLRAGHPDYVINATALAYLVEHGVPESIVAALLAAGPRSFADDAAWQAQLDSFGFGAGHRRRVTEAAMVGAIVARGLLTDTVIISDDAGQFDVFQHALCWIHAERHLRRIVCVTNEQQRQVALQRQLVWWFYADLKLYKDDPNAIRRTALRRRFDRIFTRVTGFAELDEAVARTLANKDELLLVLDRPDIPLHTNGSENDVRSFVTKRRISGETRSAAGKQARDTFLSLLKTCSKLAISFWDYLGARLNIPDADRVPWLPDLIRQNASA, encoded by the coding sequence ATGTCCGTAGCGCCGCTTCCAGACTTGGACGCCCTGTCTCTCGCCGAGCTGAAGAAGCTGGTGGTCGAGCTGCTGGTTCGCGTATCGACATTGGAAGAGGAGAACCAGCAGCTGCGGGCAGAGAACGCCCAGCTGAAGGATCTACCGAAGAAACCGAAGCTGGCACCGGGCGGCATGGACAAGGCGACAGAGCCGGACAGGCGGGCCAGGACCAAGGAGGCGCGCCGGCAGCGGCGCAACCGGCAGAGTGGCCGGCGCACCCCGCCGGTGACCACGGAGCGCACCCTTGTCATCGAGGCCCCGGCGGGCTCGCGCCGGCGCGGCTTCGAGCCCTTCACCGTGCAGGATCTGATCCTGGCGCCGCAGGTCATCCGCTTCCGCCGCGAGCGCTGGGTGACACCGGACGGCCAGGAGATCATCGCACCGCTGCCGCCCGAGGTGCGCGGCCACTTTGGCCCCGGGATCGTGCGCTTCGTGCTGATGCAGCACGTCCAGGGGCAGGTGACGGTGGAGCGCCTGCGCGCCCAGCTGAGAGGCCTGGGCGTGCGCATTTCCAAGGGTCAGATTATCACCCTCCTGACGGCCAACAAGGATGCTTTCCATGCCGAGAAGGACGCCATCCTGGAGGCCGGGCTGGCAACTGCCGCCTGGGTGACGGTCGATGATACCGGCGCCCGCCACGCTGGGGCCAACGAGTACACGACGCACATTGGCAATGACCGCTTCGCCTGGTTCGCTACCCGGCCGTCGAAGAGCCGACTGAACTTCCTCGACCTACTCCGTGCCGGCCATCCCGACTACGTGATCAATGCCACGGCGCTGGCCTACCTGGTCGAACACGGCGTGCCGGAAAGCATCGTCGCCGCTCTGCTCGCCGCCGGACCCCGGAGCTTTGCCGACGATGCGGCGTGGCAGGCCCAGCTGGACAGCTTCGGCTTCGGCGCCGGTCATCGTCGGCGGGTCACCGAGGCGGCCATGGTCGGAGCCATCGTCGCCCGCGGCCTGCTGACCGACACCGTGATCATCTCCGATGATGCCGGTCAGTTCGACGTTTTCCAGCACGCCTTGTGTTGGATCCACGCCGAGCGCCATCTCCGCCGGATCGTCTGCGTGACCAACGAGCAGCAGCGCCAGGTCGCGCTGCAGCGCCAGCTGGTCTGGTGGTTCTACGCCGATCTCAAACTCTACAAGGACGACCCGAACGCCATCCGCCGAACGGCGTTGAGGCGGCGCTTCGATCGGATCTTCACCCGGGTCACCGGCTTTGCCGAACTCGATGAGGCCGTCGCCCGGACCCTTGCCAACAAGGACGAGCTGCTGCTTGTCCTCGACCGGCCAGATATCCCGCTGCACACCAACGGCTCGGAGAACGATGTCCGCAGCTTCGTCACCAAACGCAGGATCTCCGGCGAGACCCGCTCCGCGGCCGGCAAGCAGGCGCGGGACACCTTTCTCAGCCTGCTGAAAACCTGCTCCAAGCTCGCCATCTCGTTCTGGGACTACCTCGGGGCCCGGCTAAATATCCCGGACGCCGACCGCGTGCCCTGGCTCCCCGATCTCATCCGCCAAAACGCCTCAGCGTAG
- the ltrA gene encoding group II intron reverse transcriptase/maturase, translating into MLSGLERIRQAARERKEERFTTLLTHVDTDLLRFAYRALKRDAAPGVDGMTWREYAEGLEERLADLKDRVHSGRYRAHPSRRHVIPKPDGRMRPLGIAALEDKIVQRALVEVLNAIYEEDFLGFSYGFRPGRGQHDALDALAVAIGECRVNWILDADIRAFFDSIDHTWMMRFLEHRIGDARVLRLIRKWLTVGVVDETGKRQPATAGSPQGAVASPLLANVYLHYVYDLWVRQWRQRHATGTMVVVRYADDTVVGFEHRSDAERFLADLRERLARFALELNADKTRLIEFGRQAQADRAKRGAGKPETFDFLGFTHICGRSRRGGFLLRRQTRRQRKQAKLKEIKEELRRRWHQGIPEQGRWLGQVMSGFYAYFAVPTNYRALANLRYHVGVLWMRALRRRSQKDKTPWDKLTRLADHWLPRPRIIHPWPGNRFRVKHPRWEPDALIGHVRFCAGGAR; encoded by the coding sequence GTGCTCTCGGGGCTGGAGCGCATACGTCAAGCGGCACGGGAGCGAAAGGAGGAGCGGTTCACCACCCTTCTGACGCACGTGGATACCGACCTGCTGCGCTTTGCCTATCGGGCATTGAAGCGGGACGCGGCACCGGGTGTGGACGGAATGACGTGGCGGGAGTACGCGGAGGGGCTGGAGGAACGGCTGGCGGACCTGAAGGACCGCGTGCATTCCGGCCGCTACCGGGCGCACCCGTCACGCCGGCATGTCATCCCCAAGCCGGACGGCCGGATGCGGCCGCTCGGGATCGCGGCGCTGGAGGACAAGATCGTCCAGCGGGCGCTGGTGGAGGTGCTGAACGCCATCTACGAGGAAGACTTCCTCGGCTTCTCCTACGGCTTCCGGCCGGGACGGGGGCAGCACGACGCGCTCGACGCGTTGGCGGTGGCGATCGGCGAGTGCCGGGTGAACTGGATCCTGGATGCCGATATCCGGGCGTTCTTCGACAGCATCGACCACACCTGGATGATGCGGTTCCTGGAACACCGGATCGGCGATGCCCGCGTCCTGCGGCTGATCCGCAAGTGGCTGACGGTCGGCGTGGTGGACGAGACGGGGAAACGGCAGCCGGCGACGGCCGGCAGCCCGCAAGGGGCGGTGGCATCGCCACTGCTGGCCAACGTCTATCTCCACTACGTCTACGACCTGTGGGTCCGGCAGTGGCGCCAGCGCCACGCGACCGGGACCATGGTCGTGGTGCGCTACGCCGACGACACCGTCGTCGGGTTCGAGCACCGGTCGGACGCCGAGCGGTTCCTCGCGGACTTGCGGGAGCGCCTGGCGCGGTTCGCCCTGGAACTGAACGCCGACAAGACCCGCCTGATCGAGTTCGGCCGGCAGGCACAGGCCGACCGGGCCAAGCGCGGCGCGGGAAAACCGGAGACCTTCGACTTCCTGGGCTTCACCCACATCTGTGGGCGGTCCCGGCGTGGCGGCTTCCTGCTGCGACGCCAGACCCGGCGCCAGCGCAAGCAGGCCAAGCTCAAGGAAATCAAGGAGGAACTCCGGCGGCGCTGGCACCAGGGCATCCCGGAGCAAGGCCGGTGGCTGGGACAGGTGATGAGCGGCTTCTACGCCTACTTCGCCGTCCCGACCAACTACCGGGCCCTTGCCAACCTGCGCTACCATGTCGGCGTCCTGTGGATGAGGGCGCTGCGTCGGCGCAGCCAGAAGGACAAGACACCGTGGGACAAACTCACGCGCCTTGCCGATCACTGGCTGCCACGGCCGCGCATCATTCATCCCTGGCCCGGAAACCGCTTCCGCGTCAAACACCCAAGGTGGGAGCCGGATGCCTTAATCGGGCACGTCCGGTTCTGTGCGGGGGGCGCCCGGTAA
- the betI gene encoding transcriptional regulator BetI yields the protein MPKVGMEPIRRQQLIEATITSISRYGFADATISRISKEAGVSTGIIHHYFGSKDDLLEATMRNLLQQLRQDVVGRLAAASSPQQRLAAIIDGNFAANQFDRPVIVAWLAFWAQVPHVPELARLQRVNARRLRSNLLYDLRRLLPSDRAEEAATGLAALIDGLWLRASLEGVEKSDTARAIVQSYLASQLACASEA from the coding sequence ATGCCGAAAGTCGGTATGGAGCCAATACGCCGGCAACAGCTGATCGAAGCGACAATCACGTCGATCAGCCGATACGGTTTCGCTGACGCGACCATATCACGGATCAGCAAGGAAGCGGGCGTTTCCACCGGCATCATACATCATTATTTCGGCAGCAAGGACGACCTCCTTGAGGCGACGATGCGAAATCTTCTCCAGCAGCTGCGCCAGGATGTGGTCGGGCGGCTGGCCGCGGCCTCCTCGCCGCAACAGCGACTGGCCGCCATCATCGACGGCAATTTCGCGGCCAACCAGTTCGATCGCCCGGTGATCGTCGCCTGGCTCGCCTTCTGGGCGCAGGTCCCGCACGTGCCCGAGCTGGCGCGCCTGCAGCGCGTCAACGCCCGGCGCCTACGCTCCAACCTGCTCTACGACCTGCGCCGCCTGCTGCCTTCCGATCGCGCCGAGGAGGCGGCAACCGGCCTTGCCGCCCTGATCGACGGGCTGTGGCTGCGCGCCTCCCTCGAAGGTGTCGAGAAGTCCGACACCGCGCGGGCGATCGTGCAGAGCTATCTCGCGTCGCAGTTGGCGTGCGCTTCCGAAGCTTGA
- a CDS encoding choline ABC transporter substrate-binding protein produces the protein MQTYKGTSKFGTLARTLALAFTVSAVALTAAAPGPSAAAEPDQCRTVRFGDVGWSDIAATTGTASVVLQGLGYKTTTQIASVPVVFLGLKKKDIDVFLGNWMPTMETFIQPYIDDKSIEVVRANLEGAKYTLAVPTYAAEGGLRDFSDIAKFKDKLDGKIYGIEAGNDGNVIIDNMIKADAFGLKDFRLVESSEAGMLSQIKRAQRSKQWAVFLGWEPHPMNKSIDMTYLTGGDEWFGPNLGGATVYTNVPTGYRQTCPNVGKFLENLVFDLNMENEIMTSIIDEKQQPEASATAWLKSNPAVLETWLKGVTTVDGQDGLAAVRKHLKLS, from the coding sequence ATGCAGACCTATAAAGGCACGTCTAAATTTGGCACCCTCGCGCGCACCCTGGCCCTGGCCTTCACCGTATCGGCCGTAGCCTTGACGGCGGCCGCTCCCGGTCCCTCGGCCGCGGCGGAGCCCGACCAGTGCAGGACGGTGCGCTTCGGCGACGTCGGCTGGAGCGACATCGCGGCGACCACGGGGACGGCGTCGGTCGTGCTTCAGGGGTTGGGTTACAAGACGACGACACAGATCGCCTCGGTGCCCGTGGTGTTCCTGGGGCTGAAGAAAAAGGACATCGACGTCTTCCTCGGCAACTGGATGCCGACGATGGAGACCTTCATCCAGCCCTACATCGACGACAAGTCGATCGAGGTCGTGCGCGCCAACCTGGAGGGCGCCAAATACACCCTGGCGGTGCCGACATACGCCGCCGAAGGAGGCTTGCGCGACTTCTCCGACATCGCGAAGTTCAAGGACAAGCTCGACGGCAAGATCTACGGGATCGAGGCCGGCAACGACGGCAACGTGATCATCGACAACATGATCAAGGCCGACGCCTTCGGCCTGAAGGACTTCCGGCTGGTCGAATCCAGCGAGGCCGGCATGCTGAGCCAGATCAAGCGGGCCCAGCGGTCCAAGCAGTGGGCGGTCTTCCTGGGCTGGGAGCCGCACCCGATGAACAAGTCGATCGACATGACCTACCTGACCGGCGGCGACGAGTGGTTCGGCCCGAACCTGGGCGGGGCGACGGTCTACACCAACGTGCCGACCGGTTATCGGCAGACCTGCCCGAACGTCGGCAAGTTTCTCGAAAATCTCGTGTTCGACCTGAACATGGAGAACGAGATCATGACGTCGATCATCGACGAGAAGCAACAGCCGGAAGCCTCGGCGACCGCCTGGCTGAAGAGCAATCCCGCGGTGCTGGAAACCTGGCTCAAGGGTGTCACCACCGTGGACGGCCAGGACGGTCTGGCGGCGGTCAGGAAGCACCTCAAGCTCTCCTGA
- a CDS encoding uridylate kinase, producing MTPTEEASPILENACVIQIGGTLADWVGMADWMALAARLGARRPTVIVPTGGPFVDTVREAEDMWRLQPAIVRRMTLLAMDSFALLVHGIHPEIGTAAGPAEMKANAAAGRASVWLPSSLAAARQELVEDWDATSDSLAAWLAVEIGAERLILVKAGTCPRHSVEDLGADTAAMVRDGVLSPGFPVWRRRFGGAVWCVEREGVEDVAAALEQDGRFGCPLAATPLLGAAAPER from the coding sequence TTGACCCCGACTGAAGAAGCCTCGCCGATCCTGGAGAACGCCTGCGTGATCCAGATCGGCGGCACCCTTGCCGACTGGGTGGGCATGGCCGACTGGATGGCGCTGGCGGCGCGCCTGGGCGCCCGGCGCCCGACCGTGATCGTGCCGACCGGCGGGCCTTTCGTCGACACGGTGCGGGAGGCCGAGGACATGTGGCGTCTCCAGCCCGCCATCGTGCGCCGGATGACGCTGCTGGCGATGGACAGCTTCGCCCTGCTGGTGCACGGCATTCATCCGGAGATCGGGACGGCGGCTGGTCCGGCCGAAATGAAGGCCAACGCCGCCGCCGGGCGAGCCAGCGTCTGGTTGCCGTCGTCGCTTGCGGCGGCCCGGCAGGAACTGGTGGAGGATTGGGACGCGACTTCCGACAGCCTTGCGGCTTGGCTTGCGGTGGAGATCGGCGCGGAGCGGCTGATCCTGGTCAAGGCCGGGACCTGCCCGCGCCATTCCGTCGAGGATCTCGGGGCGGATACCGCCGCGATGGTGCGCGACGGGGTGCTGAGCCCCGGCTTCCCGGTCTGGCGCCGCCGGTTCGGCGGCGCCGTCTGGTGCGTGGAGCGCGAGGGGGTGGAGGACGTGGCCGCCGCGCTGGAACAGGACGGTAGGTTCGGCTGTCCGCTGGCGGCGACACCCCTGCTGGGCGCCGCGGCCCCGGAACGCTAG
- a CDS encoding FAD-dependent oxidoreductase: protein MILEGAEIPSGEVIETEICIIGAGAAGITMALELTGAPFRVSVIEAGGFEYPENGQPNYEGTQTGIEYADLDACRLRYFGGTTNHWGGYCRSLDPIDFEKRDWIPHSGWPISLDDVKAHYPRAAEIIGLSPHLFDGEYWSKAAGLPVLPFDPKRFHTGATQIHATRFGEVHRDAVKASPNVTCYINCSVVDLVIGETEDLIREVTVVNAAGNRSTFRARHFVLACGGMENPRMLLNANKVRPNGIGNEHDNVGRFFMEHRVASPGMILLSDGSTDLSFYRRNTVPSGEYIEGSLHLSEETIRAERMCNAQFSLEPYDGIRTQGDRSLAAIRDGLKKFISGGGWVRDFNVHVGNIICDIDYVAGNLARRITGDPGNLAVWLLKMEVEQVPNPDSRITLTDQVDDLGLRRINLHWATQEIEKRSVVRSMELMGEELGRLGLGRMQIAMEDDPDVWSRFDTWGFHHAGTTRMSAEPRDGVVDADCRVHGVGNLYVVGNSVFTTVGTSNPTFTITALSVRLAGHLKGLLTV from the coding sequence ATGATCTTAGAAGGCGCCGAGATACCTTCCGGCGAAGTCATCGAGACTGAAATCTGCATCATCGGTGCCGGTGCCGCCGGCATCACGATGGCGCTGGAACTGACCGGCGCTCCCTTCCGGGTGTCCGTCATCGAGGCGGGCGGCTTCGAGTATCCGGAGAACGGCCAACCCAATTACGAGGGCACCCAGACCGGTATCGAGTATGCCGATCTGGACGCCTGCCGCCTGCGTTATTTCGGGGGCACGACCAACCATTGGGGCGGTTATTGCCGCAGCCTGGACCCGATCGACTTCGAGAAGCGCGACTGGATCCCGCACAGCGGCTGGCCGATCAGCCTGGACGACGTCAAGGCCCACTATCCGCGCGCGGCCGAGATCATCGGCCTCAGCCCCCATCTGTTCGACGGCGAGTACTGGTCCAAGGCGGCCGGCCTGCCGGTTCTGCCGTTCGATCCCAAGCGGTTCCACACCGGCGCCACCCAGATCCACGCGACACGCTTCGGCGAGGTCCACCGGGATGCCGTGAAGGCGTCGCCCAACGTCACCTGCTACATCAATTGCAGCGTCGTCGACCTGGTGATCGGCGAGACCGAGGACCTGATCCGGGAAGTGACCGTCGTGAACGCGGCGGGCAACCGCTCCACCTTCCGCGCCCGCCATTTCGTGCTGGCCTGCGGCGGGATGGAAAACCCGCGGATGCTGCTGAACGCCAACAAGGTGCGGCCCAACGGAATCGGCAACGAGCATGACAATGTCGGCCGGTTCTTCATGGAGCACCGGGTCGCCAGCCCGGGCATGATCCTCCTGTCGGACGGCTCGACCGACCTCAGCTTCTACCGCCGGAACACGGTGCCGAGCGGCGAGTACATCGAGGGCTCGCTGCACCTGAGCGAGGAGACGATCCGCGCCGAGCGGATGTGCAACGCGCAGTTCAGCCTGGAACCCTATGACGGCATCCGCACCCAGGGCGACCGGTCGCTGGCCGCGATCCGGGACGGGCTGAAGAAGTTCATCTCGGGCGGCGGCTGGGTGCGCGACTTCAACGTCCATGTCGGCAACATCATCTGCGACATCGACTATGTCGCCGGCAACCTGGCCCGCCGGATCACCGGCGACCCCGGCAACCTGGCGGTCTGGCTGCTGAAGATGGAGGTCGAGCAGGTCCCCAACCCCGACAGCAGGATCACCCTGACCGACCAGGTCGACGATCTGGGCCTGCGCCGGATCAACCTGCACTGGGCGACCCAGGAGATCGAGAAGCGGAGCGTCGTCCGCTCCATGGAACTGATGGGCGAGGAACTGGGGCGTCTCGGCCTCGGCCGGATGCAGATCGCCATGGAGGACGATCCCGACGTCTGGTCGCGCTTCGATACCTGGGGCTTCCACCATGCCGGCACGACCCGCATGAGCGCCGAGCCGCGCGACGGCGTGGTCGATGCCGACTGCAGGGTCCATGGCGTCGGCAATCTTTATGTCGTCGGCAATTCGGTCTTCACGACCGTCGGCACCTCAAACCCGACCTTCACCATCACCGCGCTTTCCGTCCGGCTGGCCGGACATCTGAAGGGGCTGTTGACAGTATGA
- a CDS encoding HAD family hydrolase, which produces MDTAFVFDLDGTLIDSVYQHVLAWQEALDAEGIELSAWRIHRKIGMSGGLFTNMLVRETGLDIDQELLDRLRARHADAYRRQSGRLRALPGSRELLAHLTGSGIPWTIATSGRMETAAPALEVLGIDLEKIKVVTRDQVKYAKPDPDLFLTAAQRLGVDIQSTIVVGDSIWDTLAAQRARALSVGLLCGGYGADELQRAGAFRVYEDPADLLRHLDEVGGRR; this is translated from the coding sequence ATGGATACCGCCTTTGTGTTCGACCTGGACGGCACGCTGATCGACAGCGTCTACCAGCACGTGCTGGCCTGGCAGGAAGCGCTGGACGCCGAGGGAATCGAACTGTCGGCCTGGCGCATCCACCGCAAGATCGGCATGAGCGGCGGGCTGTTCACCAACATGCTGGTCCGGGAGACCGGACTCGACATCGACCAGGAGCTGCTGGACCGGCTGCGGGCGCGCCACGCCGATGCCTACCGGCGGCAGTCCGGCCGGCTGCGGGCCCTGCCCGGCTCCCGGGAACTTCTGGCGCACCTGACAGGCTCCGGCATTCCCTGGACCATCGCGACCAGCGGCCGGATGGAGACGGCGGCACCCGCGCTGGAGGTGCTGGGAATCGACCTGGAGAAGATCAAGGTCGTGACCCGCGACCAAGTCAAATACGCCAAGCCGGACCCGGACCTGTTCCTGACCGCGGCCCAACGTCTGGGCGTCGATATCCAGTCCACCATCGTGGTCGGCGACAGTATCTGGGACACGCTGGCGGCCCAGCGCGCCCGCGCGCTCAGCGTCGGCCTGCTGTGCGGCGGCTATGGCGCCGACGAACTCCAGCGGGCGGGAGCCTTCCGGGTCTACGAGGACCCGGCCGACCTGCTGAGGCACCTGGACGAGGTCGGCGGCCGGCGCTGA
- a CDS encoding phosphatase PAP2 family protein: MENSYPLPRTARAMIARRPLIAKACSPEPTGVAGLDLIVRNFCLDDPGPVARAVKIAGRYGIKRHVLIPAFALCWAAGRGRELPALEQAGRVGVTGVVATALVSEVIKRNLCRSRPCDCGDAGEWGTEGARSFPSGHAGSAFAAATAVACAAGDRRIGAGVLVVAGVLAGGRIYADRHWTTDVIAGAALGTAVTALAAWWLGVRR, encoded by the coding sequence ATGGAAAATTCCTATCCGCTGCCGCGCACGGCGCGGGCGATGATCGCCCGCCGGCCGTTGATTGCCAAGGCCTGCTCCCCGGAACCGACCGGGGTGGCGGGCCTAGACCTGATCGTCCGCAACTTCTGTCTCGACGATCCGGGACCCGTCGCCCGGGCGGTGAAGATCGCGGGTCGCTACGGCATCAAGCGGCACGTCCTGATCCCCGCCTTCGCCCTGTGCTGGGCCGCGGGCCGCGGGCGTGAGCTGCCGGCGCTGGAGCAGGCCGGCAGGGTCGGCGTGACCGGCGTGGTGGCGACGGCGCTGGTGTCCGAAGTCATCAAGCGCAATCTCTGCCGCTCCCGCCCGTGCGACTGCGGCGATGCCGGCGAATGGGGCACCGAGGGCGCCCGCTCCTTCCCCTCCGGTCACGCGGGAAGCGCCTTCGCGGCCGCCACGGCGGTGGCCTGCGCGGCTGGCGACCGCCGCATCGGCGCGGGCGTCCTCGTGGTGGCCGGCGTGCTGGCGGGCGGCCGGATCTACGCCGACCGGCATTGGACGACCGATGTGATCGCCGGCGCCGCCCTGGGCACCGCGGTGACCGCTCTGGCGGCCTGGTGGCTGGGTGTGCGTCGCTAG